A genomic region of Oryza glaberrima chromosome 1, OglaRS2, whole genome shotgun sequence contains the following coding sequences:
- the LOC127760033 gene encoding UPF0481 protein At3g47200-like: MAAASLQQQSPNQAIQASGASTIAVFSNLIPIQLMASVDPTLPAAGFQAGDAINIAPPSQPQAPAAGAPPMDGATHGPPVNWQIPRGAGKARGGAPFPAGVTAGVNQQPNGCTDPGDASSASGGTKLWSLPSKILHVAMVPPPDGCIGRLETVAIPPGMCNPMVVFLGPLFSFMEQRQGMEATKWTYVHNLIRRAHGKEDIEQKLTAYLSCIDKREPEIRQRYDPSECRITPEEMVEMMVLDGLFIIEVLIDHWLGKINKGSASPEVKSEKVDFIPLKVRWEPHALRYDLVVVPNQIPFFVLEELFKMTEVPELGESQKQPAKLREIVLDYLVGGVDDGALAEFEGRPIYHILHLVHLHLTFSKEETRVSALQPVSPVPRPSLLDKALDKLKKKRMDLRASFKRTFSRSSILPVGWKEWKQIPPLRELVRVGVKLKRTETYRFADVKFKYGKLEIPAVAWRPYHMRLLTNLVVLEMSGWWPREKRLFCSYVMFMSELLMKKEDAALLFKMGIVQGNNISGDFEKSLICPILMLADVSHGSKYEHCFSDLINDMIDCYQRWSKVGAAPRSSKQVSGPTLAGSKSSLRQL; encoded by the exons AAGCTGGCGATGCCATTAATATTGCTCCGCCTTCACAACCTCAAGCGCCAGCCGCTGGTGCGCCGCCGATGGATGGTGCGACGCACGGGCCTCCGGTCAATTGGCAAATACCTCGTGGTGCTGGCAAAGCACGCGGAGGAGCACCGTTCCCGGCCGGGGTCACCGCTGGCGTGAACCAACAGCCGAATGGGTGCACCGATCCTGGAGATGCGTCGTCTGCATCAGGTGGGACAAAATTATGGAGCCTGCCATCTAAAATCCTCCACGTCGCAATGGTCCCGCCCCCCGACGGCTGCATCGGGCGGCTAGAAACCGTGGCAATACCACCTGGAATGTGCAACCCAATGGTCGTGTTCCTTGGTCCGCTCTTCTCGTTCATGGAGCAGAGGCAGGGGATGGAAGCGACCAAGTGGACGTACGTTCACAACCTGATCCGCCGAGCGCACGGCAAGGAAGATATCGAGCAGAAGCTGACGGCGTATCTCAGCTGTATCGACAAGAGGGAGCCAGAAATCCGGCAACGCTATGACCCGTCGGAATGCAGGATCACTCCCGAGGAGATGGTGGAGATGATGGTGCTCGACGGCCTCTTCATCATCGAGGTGTTGATCGACCATTGGCTGGGCAAGATTAACAAAGGATCGGCCTCGCCGGAGGTGAAGTCTGAGAAAGTA GACTTCATTCCACTGAAGGTCAGGTGGGAGCCGCACGCGCTTCGGTACGACCTCGTGGTCGTCCCAAACCAGATCCCATTCTTCGTGCTGGAGGAGCTGTTCAAGATGACCGAGGTCCCCGAGCTCGGGGAGTCTCAGAAGCAACCCGCAAAGCTCAGGGAAATCGTACTCGATTATCTCGTCGGCGGTGTAGACGACGGTGCACTAGCCGAATTCGAAGGGCGCCCCATATACCACATCCTGCATCTGGTGCATTTACATCTGACATTTTCCAAGGAAGAAACTCGAGTCTCAGCTCTGCAGCCGGTTTCGCCGGTTCCACGGCCATCTTTGCTGGACAAGGCCTTggacaagttgaagaagaagcgCATGGATCTGCGCGCGTCTTTTAAGCGGACCTTCTCACGGTCCTCTATCCTACCTGTGGGCTGGAAAGAATGGAAGCAGATCCCGCCGTTGCGAGAGCTCGTCCGTGTTGGCGTCAAGCTGAAGCGGACGGAGACGTACCGGTTTGCAGACGTCAAGTTCAAATACGGGAAGCTAGAGATCCCGGCCGTCGCGTGGCGTCCGTATCACATGCGGTTGCTCACCAACCTCGTGGTACTTGAGATGTCCGGGTGGTGGCCACGTGAGAAGCGGCTCTTCTGCAGCTATGTCATGTTCATGTCCGAGCTCCTCATGAAGAAGGAAGATGCTGCTCTGCTCTTCAAGATGGGCATCGTCCAGGGGAACAACATCAGTGGCGACTTCGAGAAGAGCTTGATCTGTCCAATTCTGATGCTGGCAGATGTCAGCCACGGCTCCAAATATGAGCATTGCTTCTCAGACCTCATCAACGACATGATCGATTGCTACCAGCGTTGGAGCAAAGTTGGTGCCGCGCCACGCAGCTCCAAGCAGGTTAGTGGACCCACACTGGCCGGCAGTAAAAGTTCGTTGAGACAACTGTGA